A part of Crassostrea angulata isolate pt1a10 chromosome 5, ASM2561291v2, whole genome shotgun sequence genomic DNA contains:
- the LOC128186365 gene encoding uncharacterized protein LOC128186365 yields MDNANSLYRVHQCSKCPGDTKYQCLSCPCNLCPQCKETHVKDLKTIDHNIELCREKINYIPKQEIYRKYCEPCKIPVSYHSRKHRKHRTLDIRTAYITARRLHRGIIQTIRSEALFYRHVLMTGLKTDFKTCEAEFSLYPSKMLTKADTLKDLIDDVLYDLLNNVSCDFDFKHRCLKEKIDMQKHIVSLQRYLNIYEQPAFSFSALEFLSTIKKVRLQIYFTLHTSQSSMSTSLNKKDLMESLSTIQITEKGNRRVENESLLKLMSGPELCQSLTLTGVGGCVHISCVTSDRVCVSDKNNLILTNTTGITLHNAEDIWKGDGLHTLNTEGELIYIDRNYNINKLSKDMKTTSSYIERTDSTWIPRCVYWSLSTGDLLVAMNRETSDDKDDKKDNVYYYDTDHPELKTYTWIGKVDRYNRSGQLTQSIQHDSTGLKLYRKPHYIAENYNWDVVVSDHYSMSGAVVVTDREGRYRFSYTGHPSESNLRPNGISTDALSNILVCDKNTNTVQMMDRNGQFLSYLLIRPSGIITPQSLSYDVNTHRLWVGSAYNSTVVIYRYITRQDALTASADVMQSLNEIKTTETEKPHQEQEYLLKVIFPPEFLHSLSLTGVTCCYHISYVTSDQVWVSDYKNNIILTNTTGDTLHHVKDSFSGSFNYGIHTVNSESKLIYIDKNYNINKLSKDMKTTTTFIERTDSAWKPLCVYWTPSTRGLLVGMYKEKLKRGKVNRYNQSGQLNQSIEHDNTGLELYSKPIYITENNNGDVVVSDLSAVVVTERGGRHRFTYTGHPSGSGLTPYGICTDALSHILVSDDITKTIQMLDKDGQFLTNLLIKPSGIYQTQGIGYDVNTHRLWVGSGLGLNKNRLCIYKYINRQDTRTDKQTQRFDGDGMPFSA; encoded by the exons ATGGACAACGCAAATAGTTTGTATAGAGTGCATCAGTGTTCTAAGTGTCCAGGGGATACGAAGTACCAGTGTTTATCGTGCCCTTGTAATTTGTGTCCCCAGTGTAAAGAGACCCATGTGAAAGATCTTAAAACGATAGACCATAATATTGAGTTATGTCGTGAGAAAATCAATTACATCCCAAAACAAGAGATCTATAGAAAGTATTGTGAACCTTGTAAAATTCCTGTCAGTTATCATAGCAGAAAACATAGAAAACACAGAACTTTAGATATCAGAACAGCCTATATAACTGCGCGACGGCTACATAGAGGAATAATTCAGACCATTAGAAGTGAGGCTCTTTTTTACAGACATGTTCTAATGACTGGACTCAAAACCGATTTCAAAACCTGCGAGGCAGAATTCTCCCTCTATCCATCAAAGATGCTAACGAAGGCAGATACGCTAAAGGATCTCATTGACGATGTGCTATATGATCTTTTAAACAATGTGTCTTGtgactttgatttcaaacacagatgtttaaaagaaaagatagaTATGCAGAAACATATTGTCAGCCTACAGAGATATCTTAACATATATGAACAACCAGCATTCTCATTCAGTGCACTAGAATTCTTATCAACCATAAAGAAAGTCCGTCTTCAGATATATTTTACCCTCCACACCAGCCAGTCCTCCATGTCTACGTCACTGAACAAAAAGGATTTGATGGAGTCACTGAGCAcaatccaaatcacagagaAGGGAAACCGACGCGTAGAAAACGAGTCTCTGCTAAAACTGATGTCTGGTCCTGAGTTATGTCAATCTCTCACACTGACAGGTGTTGGTGGTTGTGTTCACATTTCTTGTGTGACATCAGATCGCGTCTGCGTTAGTGATAAAAACAATCTCATCTTGACAAACACAACAGGTATCACTTTACATAATGCAGAGGATATATGGAAAGGTGATGGATTACACACACTGAACACTGAGggtgaactgatttatatagataggaattataacatcaacaaactatcaaaggatatgaaaacaacctcGTCATATATAGAAAGAACAGACTCTACATGGATACCACGTTGTGTGTACTGGTCCTTGTCCACTGGAGATCTACTGGTCGCGATGAATAGAGAGACATCAGACGATAAGGATGATAAAAAGGATAATGTGTACTATTACGATACGGACCATCCAGAATTAAAAACGTACACATGGATTGGCAAGGTAGACCGGTACAACCGGAGCGGACAACTGACTCAAAGCATACAACACGACAGCACAGGACTCAAGCTATATAGAAAACCTCACTACATAGCAGAGAACTACAATTGGGATGTTGTCGTTTCTGACCATTACTCTATGTCTGGTGCGGTAGTGGTGACAGATCGTGAAGGAAGATATCGTTTCTCATACACAGGGCATCCATCAGAATCAAATCTACGTCCAAATGGAATAAGCACTGATGCGCTGTCaaacatcctggtgtgtgataaAAACACCAACACAGTGCAGATGATGGATAGGaacggtcagttcctgtcatACCTTTTGATAAGACCATCAGGGATAATCACACCACAaagcctgagttatgatgtgAACACTCATCGTCTTTGGGTTGGATCAGCGTACAACAGCACTGTagttatatacaggtatataaCTAGACAGGACGCTTTGACAG CCAGTGCTGATGTAATGCAGTCActgaatgaaatcaaaacaacaGAAACAGAAAAACCACATCAAGAACAGGAGTATCTGCTAAAAGTGATATTTCCCCCTGAGTTTCTTCACTCCCTCTCACTGACAGGTGTTACATGTTGTTATCACATTTCCTATGTGACATCAGACCAGGTCTGGGTAAgtgattataaaaataatatcatctTGACAAACACAACAGGTGACACTTTACATCATGTGAAGGATTCTTTTAGTGGTTCTTTTAACTATGGaatacacacagtgaacagtgagagcaaactgatttatatagataaaaattataacattaacaaactgtcaaaggatatgaaaacaaccactacatttatagagagaacagactCTGCATGGAAACCACTGTGTGTATACTGGACCCCATCCACTAGGGGTCTTCTAGTCGGGATGTATAAAGAGAAACTAAAAAGAGGCAAGGTTAACCGGTACAACCAGAGCGGACAACTGAATCAAAGCATAGAGCACGACAACACAGGACTGGAACTGTATAGTAAGCCCATCTATATAACAGaaaacaacaatggggatgttgTTGTGTCTGACTTGAGTGCAGTAGTGGTGACAGAacgtggaggaagacatcgttttaCTTACACTGgacatccatcaggatcagGACTTACGCCATATGGAATCTGcactgacgcgctgtcacacatcctggtgtctGATGATATCACGAAAACAATACAGATGTTAGATAAGGACGGTCAGTTCTTGACAAATCTACTTATAAAACCTTCAGGGATATACCAGACACAAGGTATtggttatgatgtcaacactcaccgtcttTGGGTCGGATCAGGATTGGGGTTGAACAAGAATAGGTTGTGTATCTATAAGTATATCAATAGACAGGACACTAGGACAG ATAAACAAACACAACGCTTTGATGGGGACGGGATGCCTTTCTCAGCCTAA